The following are encoded in a window of Pirellulales bacterium genomic DNA:
- a CDS encoding BatA and WFA domain-containing protein translates to MTWPQWTSMLSAWQWGVLALVPPAIIALYFLKLKRQPLAVPSTYLWHKSIDDLRVNSIWQRLRQSLLLFLQLLLWGLLALVLVRPSWQGSSFQRDRLVFLVDNSASMGATDVYPTRLDEAKRRVQELIDEMRSGDVAMIVSFADTARVEQMFTDNRGELRRRLETISATDRPTSISEALRVASVLANPQQDDAGGVVSAGLPTQLFIFSDGNFADDPDFSLGHLEPTPPVWIGEPRAANVAIVAFNTARSEANNESVQAFGRLANDGPQDVSLDVELHLDGALVDAQHVKIPAAKTAGVSFDVAQLTSGVLELRLAHKDDLAIDDRAWAVVPPPRRSRVLFVTPGNEALATALRTGPALELAEVTKRSPDFLSTPEYRQAAAAGQWDLVIFDRCEPAEAPQANTLSIGRLPVGDQWRQKDVVSVPQIIDINRSHPLMQWLDLSDVLILEAAPLVPPRGATMLIEAADGPLVALAPREGFEDVVITFPLVASENAGTNWPLRASFPVFVLNALSYLGGNRDAAKSGAPRPGDPIVLKPQTSADALAITPPGEHAGPITVSRDKHNEFHFLGSSRVGLYTARAEGEVVDEFAVNLFDPRESDIQVVADRKLKIGHEEIAAGTGWQETRRDVWKFVLAGALAILLFEWYIYNRRAYL, encoded by the coding sequence ATGACCTGGCCGCAGTGGACGAGCATGCTTTCGGCCTGGCAATGGGGCGTGCTGGCGCTCGTGCCGCCGGCGATCATCGCGCTGTATTTCTTGAAGCTAAAGCGGCAACCGCTCGCCGTGCCCAGCACTTACCTGTGGCATAAATCGATCGACGATTTGCGCGTGAACAGCATCTGGCAGCGGCTGCGGCAAAGCCTGCTGTTGTTTCTGCAACTGCTGTTATGGGGGCTCTTAGCGCTGGTGCTGGTGCGGCCTTCGTGGCAGGGGTCGAGCTTCCAGCGCGATCGACTGGTGTTTTTGGTCGACAATTCGGCCAGCATGGGAGCGACGGACGTCTATCCCACGCGCTTGGACGAGGCCAAGCGGCGCGTCCAGGAATTGATTGACGAGATGCGCTCAGGCGACGTGGCGATGATCGTCAGCTTTGCCGATACGGCCCGCGTCGAGCAGATGTTTACCGACAATCGGGGCGAACTGCGCCGCCGGCTGGAAACGATTTCGGCGACCGATCGGCCGACTTCGATCAGCGAAGCGCTGCGCGTGGCCAGCGTCCTGGCAAATCCGCAGCAGGATGATGCCGGTGGTGTGGTAAGCGCCGGATTGCCGACGCAGTTGTTCATCTTCAGCGACGGCAACTTCGCCGACGATCCGGATTTTTCGCTGGGCCATTTGGAGCCGACGCCACCGGTGTGGATCGGCGAGCCGCGCGCGGCGAACGTGGCCATCGTTGCCTTTAACACGGCCCGCAGCGAGGCGAACAACGAGAGTGTGCAGGCCTTCGGGCGGCTGGCCAACGACGGACCGCAAGACGTGTCGCTCGATGTCGAACTGCATCTGGACGGCGCCTTGGTCGACGCCCAACACGTGAAGATTCCCGCCGCTAAAACCGCCGGCGTAAGCTTTGATGTCGCGCAGCTAACGTCCGGCGTCCTGGAATTGCGCCTGGCACATAAAGATGATCTGGCGATCGACGACCGCGCCTGGGCGGTAGTGCCGCCACCGCGACGCAGTCGAGTCTTATTCGTTACGCCAGGCAACGAGGCGCTTGCAACGGCGCTACGTACGGGACCCGCGCTCGAACTGGCCGAAGTCACGAAACGGAGTCCCGATTTCCTTTCGACGCCTGAATATCGTCAGGCCGCGGCGGCCGGCCAGTGGGACCTGGTGATCTTCGATCGTTGCGAACCGGCCGAAGCGCCGCAGGCGAACACGCTGTCGATCGGCCGATTGCCGGTCGGCGACCAGTGGCGGCAAAAGGACGTGGTCAGCGTGCCGCAGATCATCGATATCAACCGCAGCCATCCCTTGATGCAATGGCTCGACTTGTCGGACGTGCTGATCTTGGAGGCGGCGCCGCTGGTGCCGCCGCGCGGCGCGACCATGTTGATCGAGGCCGCCGACGGACCGCTCGTGGCGCTCGCGCCGCGTGAGGGGTTCGAGGACGTGGTGATCACGTTTCCGCTGGTGGCCAGCGAGAACGCCGGCACGAATTGGCCCCTGCGCGCGAGCTTTCCAGTGTTCGTGCTCAATGCTCTGAGCTACCTGGGAGGAAACCGCGATGCCGCCAAGTCCGGCGCACCCCGACCCGGTGATCCGATCGTGCTCAAGCCGCAAACGTCGGCCGATGCGTTAGCTATCACGCCCCCCGGCGAGCATGCCGGGCCGATCACCGTTTCGCGAGATAAACACAATGAATTCCATTTCCTGGGGTCCAGCCGGGTAGGGCTTTACACCGCACGCGCCGAGGGGGAAGTGGTGGACGAATTTGCGGTGAATTTATTCGATCCCCGTGAAAGTGATATCCAGGTCGTAGCCGATCGTAAGTTGAAGATCGGTCACGAAGAAATTGCCGCCGGCACAGGCTGGCAGGAAACCCGGCGGGACGTCTGGAAGTTTGTCCTCGCGGGGGCCTTGGCAATTCTGTTGTTCGAGTGGTATATCTACAATCGTCGCGCTTACCTATAA
- a CDS encoding class I SAM-dependent methyltransferase, producing MLPETLRRQQKKHSARPRKKVFNKIVENNLIKRVSYEEYRDKVRDVYDGPQGALLATASMLSGHLALGERLLRERKFDLRGAKRILDVGSGAGQIAKHLLKYADLDASLTCFDLSFEMLRRARNRLKSSVPQHLVADLTRLPFADGAFDCVTCGYVLEHLPDARSGLSELARVMRSGSRMLLLTTEDTFGGAWTSRFWCCRTYNRQEVYRTCHDLGLELNKELWFSRMHKVFRAGGICVELVKQ from the coding sequence ATGTTGCCAGAGACGCTGCGCCGGCAGCAGAAGAAACATTCTGCCCGGCCGCGCAAGAAGGTCTTCAACAAGATCGTTGAAAACAATCTCATCAAGCGCGTCAGCTACGAGGAATATCGCGACAAGGTTCGCGACGTGTACGACGGACCGCAAGGGGCACTGCTAGCAACCGCCAGCATGCTGTCGGGGCACCTGGCTTTGGGCGAGCGTCTATTGCGCGAGCGGAAATTCGATTTGCGCGGCGCCAAGCGCATTCTCGACGTCGGCAGCGGAGCCGGCCAGATTGCGAAGCATTTGCTCAAGTACGCCGACCTCGACGCCTCGCTGACCTGCTTTGACCTATCGTTCGAGATGCTGCGCCGGGCGCGCAACCGGTTGAAGAGCAGCGTGCCCCAGCACCTGGTTGCCGACCTCACGCGGTTACCCTTCGCCGATGGGGCATTCGATTGCGTCACTTGCGGATACGTGCTTGAGCACCTCCCCGACGCCCGTAGCGGCCTGTCGGAACTGGCGCGCGTGATGCGCTCGGGCTCGCGCATGCTGCTCTTGACGACCGAGGATACATTCGGCGGTGCTTGGACGAGCAGATTTTGGTGCTGCCGCACTTACAATCGGCAGGAAGTCTACCGCACGTGCCACGACCTTGGCCTTGAGCTCAACAAAGAGCTCTGGTTCTCGCGCATGCACAAGGTATTTCGCGCCGGCGGCATCTGCGTAGAGCTGGTCAAGCAATAG